A genome region from Hevea brasiliensis isolate MT/VB/25A 57/8 chromosome 9, ASM3005281v1, whole genome shotgun sequence includes the following:
- the LOC110662305 gene encoding transcription factor MTB3 — protein MGEKFWVNEEKAFVESVLGIEACEFLIASASSNVLADLVSPPNNLGLQQGLCQLVDGSNWNYAIFWYASSLKSGGSILIWGDGVCRNPKGGGAGEGNSIGDSKFEAVEKREEVKKIVLQKLHACFNVLDGDNYAANLDRVSDLEMFYLISMYFTFLCDSSYAPAESYKSGRSIWASDMISCLEQYQLRSVLARSAGLQTVVFLPVKSGVVELGSIKSIPEEHNLVERAKTIFGASNAVQARACPKIFGHELSLGGTKSRPISINFSPKVEDDLIFASESYAEAIGTNPVYGSTSNGCAGDPNEAKLFPQLNQMNLSGFNAETMVTGLEQPKDDLSPQLDERKPRKRGRKPANGREEPLNHVEAERQRREKLNQRFYALRAVVPNISKMDKASLLGDAITYITDLQMKIRVLETEKEVTNNRRKQPSLPEIDFQARQDDAVVRLSCPLDAHPVSSILETFQEHQITAQECNVSTTTENDKIIHTFSIRTQSGVAEQLKEKLETALSK, from the coding sequence ATGGGTGAGAAATTTTGGGTGAATGAAGAAAAGGCTTTCGTAGAATCCGTATTAGGTATCGAGGCTTGTGAATTCCTGATCGCATCTGCTTCTAGCAACGTATTGGCAGATTTGGTTTCGCCGCCAAATAATTTGGGTTTGCAGCAGGGGCTGTGCCAGCTGGTAGATGGTTCCAATTGGAATTATGCAATTTTCTGGTATGCATCCAGCTTGAAATCTGGTGGGTCCATCTTGATTTGGGGTGATGGGGTTTGCCGAAATCCCAAGGGCGGTGGGGCGGGAGAGGGGAATTCTATTGGGGATAGCAAATTTGAGGCAGTTGAGAAAAGAGAGGAAGTGAAGAAGATTGTGCTTCAAAAGCTGCATGCTTGCTTTAATGTGTTAGATGGGGATAATTATGCAGCAAATTTGGATAGGGTTTCGGATTTGGAAATGTTTTAcctcatttctatgtattttaCTTTCCTCTGTGATTCATCATATGCTCCTGCAGAGTCATATAAGTCTGGTAGATCAATTTGGGCTTCAGATATGATTAGTTGTTTAGAGCAGTATCAATTGAGATCAGTTTTAGCAAGGTCAGCTGGACTCCAAACAGTAGTGTTTTTACCTGTCAAGTCTGGAGTTGTGGAGCTTGGTTCAATCAAGTCAATTCCTGAAGAGCACAATCTTGTGGAAAGGGCAAAAACTATATTTGGGGCATCAAATGCTGTTCAGGCAAGAGCATGCCCAAAAATTTTTGGCCATGAACTAAGTCTTGGTGGCACAAAATCCCGACCAATTAGTATTAACTTTtctcctaaggttgaagatgatttgatttttgcttcagaATCATATGCAGAAGCAATAGGCACTAATCCAGTTTATGGAAGTACTTCTAATGGCTGTGCAGGCGACCCCAATGAAGCAAAACTTTTTCCACAGTTGAACCAAATGAATCTTTCAGGTTTCAATGCTGAAACTATGGTTACTGGTTTGGAGCAGCCTAAGGATGACTTGTCACCTCAGCTAGATGAGCGGAAACCAAGGAAGAGAGGGAGAAAGCCTGCCAATGGGCGTGAAGAGCCACTGAATCATGTCGAAGCAGAGCGACAGAGGAGGGAGAAGCTCAATCAGAGATTCTATGCATTAAGAGCTGTTGTCCCCAATATCTCTAAAATGGACAAGGCCTCTCTACTTGGTGACGCTATTACTTATATCACTGATCTCCAGATGAAGATTAGAGTTTTGGAAACTGAGAAGGAGGTGACTAACAATAGGCGAAAGCAACCTTCATTGCCAGAGATTGATTTCCAGGCAAGACAGGATGATGCTGTAGTGAGGCTGAGCTGTCCTTTGGATGCTCACCCAGTTTCTAGCATCCTAGAAACATTCCAAGAACATCAAATTACAGCTCAAGAGTGTAATGTGTCAACCACAACGGAGAATGATAAGATTATTCACACATTCTCTATCCGGACGCAAAGTGGTGTTGCTGAGCAGCTGAAGGAGAAACTGGAGACTGCCCTTTCTAAATGA